A genome region from Dehalobacter sp. 12DCB1 includes the following:
- the mazG gene encoding nucleoside triphosphate pyrophosphohydrolase, protein MDPILNILGLGDRGLDSLSLAAYKLLKGSDLIFLWDAEHPAASDLIREGFPCQEIFAAAEQMENIILDLETGLDLIVEKVIAVSGKKQITLALPGFPIAEGRIIAGLHQRLGTSFIVKATLIRDNSDRLERLTAIMAELRSAWGCPWDKEQDHESLKKYLIEEAYEVLDAIDSKNMNNLCEELGDLLLQVVFHSRIAEESGQFSLNDVIKGISDKLIRRHPHVFGSVEVASSREVLINWDEIKKTEKLTSQSLKKQAERNFFDIPRGLPALQFAEKTQKKASKVGFDWEDHQGPLSKIYEELTELEKEVGKSPRVKEELGDLLFSIVNLSRFLGINAEEALRQGTKKFQQRFNKMMHKIDLEGPDKGRMSMENMNFFWEVVKSEEKTGV, encoded by the coding sequence GTGGACCCGATTTTAAACATTCTAGGCCTCGGAGACCGGGGACTTGATTCTTTGTCTCTTGCCGCTTATAAATTATTGAAAGGTTCAGATCTGATATTCCTGTGGGATGCCGAACATCCGGCAGCTTCAGATTTGATTCGTGAGGGTTTTCCGTGCCAGGAAATATTCGCAGCAGCGGAACAAATGGAAAATATCATTTTAGACCTGGAAACAGGACTTGATTTAATTGTAGAAAAGGTTATAGCAGTGTCCGGCAAGAAGCAAATAACACTCGCTTTACCGGGTTTTCCAATCGCAGAAGGCAGGATCATAGCCGGACTTCACCAAAGGCTTGGAACCTCTTTTATTGTGAAGGCGACATTGATCAGGGATAATAGTGACCGGCTGGAAAGGCTTACTGCAATTATGGCTGAATTGCGCTCTGCTTGGGGGTGCCCTTGGGATAAGGAGCAGGATCATGAGTCACTGAAGAAATATCTGATTGAAGAGGCCTATGAAGTGCTGGATGCAATTGATTCCAAAAATATGAATAATTTATGTGAGGAATTGGGAGACTTATTATTACAAGTCGTGTTCCATTCCCGCATTGCAGAGGAATCCGGGCAATTCAGCCTGAACGATGTCATAAAGGGCATTTCGGATAAACTGATACGCCGGCATCCTCATGTTTTTGGGTCAGTTGAAGTAGCATCAAGCCGGGAAGTCCTGATAAACTGGGATGAAATTAAAAAAACCGAGAAATTGACATCCCAAAGCTTGAAAAAACAAGCAGAGAGGAATTTCTTTGATATTCCAAGAGGGCTTCCAGCGCTGCAATTTGCTGAAAAGACTCAAAAAAAGGCTTCTAAAGTCGGTTTTGACTGGGAGGATCACCAGGGACCCCTTTCTAAAATCTATGAAGAGCTTACTGAGCTCGAAAAGGAAGTGGGAAAAAGTCCAAGAGTAAAAGAAGAATTAGGAGATTTGCTCTTTTCGATTGTCAATTTGTCGCGCTTTCTCGGAATAAACGCCGAAGAAGCTCTGCGGCAGGGGACGAAAAAATTCCAACAAAGATTTAATAAAATGATGCACAAAATAGATCTGGAAGGACCTGACAAAGGAAGAATGAGCATGGAGAACATGAATTTTTTCTGGGAAGTGGTAAAAAGTGAAGAAAAAACTGGGGTTTGA
- the spoVT gene encoding stage V sporulation protein T, whose protein sequence is MKATGIVRRIDDLGRVVIPKEIRRTLRIREGDPLEIFVDREGEVILKKYSPIGELGDFAKEYADSLFESTGHIACIGDRDVIIAVSGASKKDYLNKSLGAVAEQAMEERRTIYNTGESSVLKETEGEEKVKATNQVIAPIIAEGDPIGVVVLMSKEPNIKMGDLEIKLAETAAGFLAKQMEQ, encoded by the coding sequence ATGAAAGCAACCGGAATTGTCAGAAGAATAGATGATCTTGGCCGAGTAGTTATTCCCAAGGAAATCCGGCGGACTTTACGGATAAGAGAAGGAGATCCACTGGAAATTTTTGTGGACAGAGAAGGGGAAGTGATACTGAAGAAGTATTCACCCATTGGTGAGTTGGGAGATTTCGCTAAAGAATATGCGGATTCTTTATTTGAATCAACAGGACACATTGCCTGTATCGGAGATAGAGATGTCATCATTGCGGTGTCAGGAGCTTCCAAAAAAGACTACTTGAACAAATCTCTTGGCGCTGTAGCCGAGCAGGCCATGGAAGAAAGGAGAACTATTTATAATACGGGAGAATCCTCTGTTTTGAAAGAAACAGAAGGAGAAGAAAAAGTCAAAGCAACAAATCAGGTCATTGCGCCGATTATTGCTGAAGGTGATCCCATTGGGGTAGTCGTACTCATGTCCAAAGAACCAAACATTAAGATGGGAGATTTGGAAATCAAACTTGCTGAAACTGCAGCGGGCTTTTTAGCCAAACAAATGGAACAGTAA
- a CDS encoding peptidylprolyl isomerase: MKKVTTTIIMLFALLLMLTGCAKQEFAVKVNKQSIPMTTYEEKLNASKTYYEKQGMDFSTDQGKSSLESIKSSVLEELIMDELIKQEVEKNKWDTTNPEVSKLIEKNIKSQLKDMDYQVFLDERGMTEEEVTNRYTFIYNIGKDVTVSDQEVQQYFESHYSDYGGQDEQVKASHVLVATEEEANKVIQEYNAGKDFSELAKEYSTDTGSKDSGGNLDYFSRGEMVTEFEDAAFSQKVGSISETPVKTKFGYHVILVEDHKEAVVPDFEKVKASVQEDALENAKNLKVSSYYSELRQAAQVEYAEDLKPAGAQ; encoded by the coding sequence ATGAAAAAAGTAACCACAACAATAATCATGCTGTTTGCTTTACTGCTTATGCTCACTGGCTGTGCCAAACAGGAATTTGCAGTTAAAGTGAATAAGCAAAGTATCCCCATGACGACTTATGAAGAAAAGTTAAATGCCAGCAAAACCTATTATGAGAAGCAAGGTATGGACTTTAGCACGGATCAGGGTAAGTCCAGTCTGGAAAGTATTAAGAGTTCGGTCTTAGAAGAGTTAATTATGGATGAATTGATTAAGCAGGAAGTCGAAAAAAATAAATGGGATACGACGAATCCTGAAGTTTCGAAACTGATCGAAAAGAATATAAAAAGCCAGTTGAAAGATATGGACTATCAGGTGTTCCTTGATGAAAGAGGGATGACTGAAGAGGAAGTTACGAACCGCTATACTTTTATCTATAACATTGGTAAAGATGTGACAGTATCAGATCAGGAAGTCCAGCAGTATTTTGAATCACATTATTCCGATTACGGCGGACAGGATGAACAGGTCAAAGCTAGCCATGTTTTGGTGGCGACTGAAGAGGAAGCCAATAAAGTGATTCAAGAGTATAATGCTGGAAAAGATTTTTCTGAACTGGCCAAGGAATATTCTACGGATACCGGGAGTAAGGATTCCGGCGGGAACCTCGACTATTTTTCCCGCGGAGAAATGGTTACGGAATTTGAGGATGCTGCTTTCAGCCAGAAGGTAGGGAGCATTTCAGAAACACCAGTCAAGACGAAATTTGGCTATCATGTTATTCTGGTTGAAGACCATAAAGAGGCTGTAGTGCCTGACTTTGAGAAAGTCAAAGCAAGCGTTCAGGAAGATGCTCTCGAAAATGCCAAAAATCTAAAAGTATCAAGTTATTATTCGGAACTTAGACAAGCGGCTCAAGTCGAATACGCCGAAGATTTAAAACCAGCGGGTGCCCAATAA
- the mfd gene encoding transcription-repair coupling factor yields the protein MPTINDFLYKGFDIGEISAALSRKESPQMIYQITSSEKAAFAAQVALLKQQALIITYTDEQAQKWARDLEAWLPKKNIMLFPTTEWLPFEVFGRSHEITAERIRVLSSLLPFNRETDSETIVVAPVQAIMKKLIRPEKWLRHCILFKVGEQYVVSDLLRLLVEAGYEREETIEGRGQFALRGGILDIAPHDRDPVRIEFFDEEVDSIRVFDLETQKSLESISEVLIVPVQEYVIDTKKQQDLKGEIRARARKAVGRLQRLDRIEAVKRLHKKVEYLENRLNTGILDESIYPYLSLLSEEYVPFFEWLDQNCLVFLDEPLRLKEQLDFQSNQRLAEFTDNLEKGEEFVNSDHLFISFEDLLASGKRPLLGLSNLLREIPGFDPKRVTNMIARPLAGYGKTSILVEEIQRWKSVGYVIALFAGNEEQSQRLGQGLKDRSINASLVRMEDPIVQGGVYIYPLSINQGFELPVSKMVIFSESEIYRRERKYQAKPKKGPKEADILSFSDLKSGDYVVHFYHGIGKFTGIETIEVDGIEKDYFSIRYAGEDKLYVPLDQLQLLQKYLGAEESTTPKLNKLNGNEWNKAKTRAQSAVKEMAINLLELYAKREGAVGFAYPEDSYWQKEFEDRFPYEETPDQLQSIMEVKKDMMKARPMDRLLCGDVGYGKTEVALRAAFKAVISSKQVAVMVPTTILAQQHYNTFRERFMDYPVKIEMLSRFRTPKEQKQIIQNLKDGSLDVVVGTHRLISEGVSFKDLGLLIVDEEQRFGVGHKEKIKTLKTNVDVLTLSATPIPRTLHMSLVGLRDMSVIMTPPEDRFPVQTFVAEFNADLVRDAIRRELYRGGQVFFVHNRVETLDRVVRLLNLIIPEARCGVVHGQMSETQLEKEMISFLEKEKDIMICTTIIETGLDMPNVNTLIVDEADKFGLSQLYQLRGRVGRSNRKAYAYFLYQPQKILTEEAEKRLTTIREFTEFGSGFKIAMRDLEIRGAGNFIGGEQHGHLASVGFSLYVKMLKEAVQQLRGETVEEVAEPVIDIQVKALLPDEYIVDKQIKAALYQRMLGISSEEHLSDFLDELVDRFGNPPDEVENLAKIIRIKIKAKQLGLEQVVQHKQNISLRFASDPGISGEQLMSIAAKFPYPLSFAAAEQGNLELNLRLRVSSIEDIFKAIFKLFGILEEYVKHPAAAAKTVSS from the coding sequence ATGCCTACGATTAATGATTTTTTGTACAAGGGTTTTGACATTGGGGAAATAAGCGCTGCCTTAAGCAGAAAAGAGTCCCCGCAAATGATTTACCAAATAACCAGCAGTGAAAAAGCTGCGTTTGCAGCCCAGGTTGCCCTGCTGAAGCAGCAGGCTCTGATCATCACTTATACAGATGAACAAGCCCAAAAATGGGCAAGGGATCTTGAGGCGTGGCTTCCGAAAAAAAATATTATGCTTTTCCCGACAACAGAGTGGCTTCCGTTTGAGGTTTTTGGCAGAAGCCACGAAATTACGGCAGAGAGAATCCGGGTCTTGAGCAGCCTGCTCCCATTCAACCGGGAAACAGACAGCGAAACAATTGTCGTTGCGCCCGTCCAGGCGATCATGAAGAAACTAATCCGCCCAGAAAAGTGGTTGAGGCATTGTATCCTTTTTAAGGTCGGGGAACAGTATGTAGTTTCTGACCTTCTGCGCTTATTAGTAGAAGCCGGCTATGAACGTGAAGAAACCATTGAGGGCAGAGGCCAGTTTGCTTTGCGCGGAGGGATTCTCGATATTGCACCACATGACAGAGATCCTGTCAGGATAGAATTTTTTGATGAGGAAGTAGATTCTATCCGGGTATTTGATTTGGAGACCCAAAAATCGTTGGAAAGCATTTCTGAGGTTCTTATTGTTCCCGTTCAGGAGTATGTTATCGATACCAAAAAGCAGCAGGACTTAAAAGGGGAAATCAGGGCCAGGGCGCGCAAAGCCGTCGGACGTTTACAGCGGCTGGACAGGATAGAAGCGGTTAAGAGACTTCATAAAAAAGTCGAATATCTTGAAAATCGGCTGAACACGGGAATTCTTGATGAAAGCATTTATCCTTACCTGAGTCTACTGTCCGAAGAATATGTTCCTTTCTTTGAATGGCTTGATCAGAATTGTCTTGTATTTCTCGATGAACCGCTCCGGCTTAAAGAGCAGCTAGATTTTCAGTCCAATCAGCGCCTTGCTGAATTTACGGACAACCTGGAAAAGGGGGAAGAGTTTGTTAATTCCGATCATTTATTCATCAGCTTTGAAGATTTGCTCGCCAGTGGAAAGCGTCCTTTGCTGGGCCTGTCGAATTTATTGCGGGAAATACCCGGGTTTGACCCTAAAAGAGTGACGAACATGATTGCCCGCCCTTTAGCTGGGTATGGCAAGACTTCAATCCTGGTGGAAGAGATTCAGCGGTGGAAGTCCGTCGGATACGTGATTGCACTTTTTGCAGGGAATGAGGAACAATCACAGCGGCTAGGGCAAGGGCTAAAGGACAGAAGCATTAACGCCAGTCTGGTTAGGATGGAAGATCCGATCGTGCAGGGTGGTGTTTATATTTATCCGCTTTCGATTAACCAGGGCTTTGAACTGCCTGTAAGCAAAATGGTTATTTTTTCAGAATCCGAAATATACCGAAGAGAACGAAAATACCAGGCGAAACCCAAAAAAGGCCCAAAAGAAGCAGATATTCTTTCTTTCAGCGACCTTAAATCAGGTGATTACGTCGTGCATTTTTACCATGGAATCGGCAAGTTTACCGGGATTGAAACCATTGAGGTCGACGGTATTGAAAAGGACTATTTTTCGATTCGTTATGCCGGTGAAGATAAACTATATGTACCGCTTGATCAACTGCAGCTGCTGCAGAAATACCTCGGGGCAGAAGAATCAACCACACCCAAGCTGAATAAACTGAACGGCAATGAATGGAACAAGGCGAAAACCAGGGCCCAGAGCGCTGTTAAAGAGATGGCCATTAATTTACTTGAGCTTTATGCGAAAAGGGAAGGGGCTGTGGGATTTGCTTATCCGGAAGACAGCTACTGGCAGAAAGAGTTTGAAGACCGCTTTCCATATGAAGAAACACCAGACCAGCTGCAGAGTATTATGGAAGTCAAAAAAGATATGATGAAAGCCCGGCCGATGGACCGGCTTCTTTGCGGAGATGTGGGGTACGGCAAAACAGAAGTTGCACTGAGAGCCGCATTTAAGGCGGTTATCAGTAGCAAGCAGGTGGCAGTCATGGTACCAACGACCATTCTTGCTCAGCAGCATTATAATACTTTCAGGGAAAGGTTTATGGATTACCCTGTAAAAATCGAAATGCTGAGCCGTTTTCGTACACCCAAGGAACAGAAGCAAATCATTCAGAATCTGAAAGACGGTTCACTTGATGTTGTCGTCGGCACCCACCGTCTCATATCGGAAGGGGTTAGCTTCAAGGATCTGGGCCTGCTTATTGTCGATGAAGAGCAGCGTTTTGGCGTTGGACATAAAGAGAAGATCAAAACGCTGAAGACCAATGTGGATGTTTTGACACTATCAGCTACGCCAATTCCCAGAACCCTGCATATGTCTCTAGTTGGCTTAAGAGATATGAGCGTTATTATGACGCCTCCGGAAGACAGGTTCCCTGTTCAGACCTTTGTCGCCGAATTTAATGCGGATCTGGTAAGAGATGCGATACGCAGAGAATTGTACAGAGGGGGTCAGGTATTTTTTGTCCATAACCGGGTCGAAACACTGGATAGAGTGGTCAGGCTGCTGAATTTGATTATCCCAGAAGCCCGTTGTGGGGTTGTGCATGGGCAGATGAGCGAAACCCAGCTTGAGAAAGAAATGATCTCCTTTTTGGAAAAAGAGAAAGATATTATGATTTGCACTACTATCATCGAAACCGGTTTGGATATGCCGAACGTCAATACACTTATTGTCGATGAAGCAGACAAATTTGGCCTGAGCCAGCTTTATCAACTCAGAGGAAGGGTGGGTAGGTCAAACAGGAAAGCGTATGCCTATTTTTTATACCAACCGCAAAAAATTCTGACAGAAGAAGCAGAAAAGAGGCTGACTACAATCAGGGAATTCACTGAATTTGGTTCCGGTTTCAAGATTGCCATGCGTGATTTGGAAATAAGAGGAGCAGGTAATTTTATTGGAGGGGAGCAGCATGGGCATCTTGCCAGCGTTGGATTCAGCCTATATGTCAAAATGCTAAAAGAGGCAGTTCAGCAATTACGTGGTGAAACAGTAGAAGAAGTCGCTGAGCCAGTCATAGATATTCAGGTCAAGGCGCTTCTTCCCGATGAATATATTGTGGATAAGCAGATTAAAGCTGCACTTTACCAGAGAATGCTAGGCATTTCTAGTGAAGAACACTTAAGTGACTTTTTGGATGAACTGGTGGACAGATTTGGAAACCCGCCCGATGAAGTTGAAAACCTGGCTAAAATCATCAGGATAAAAATAAAAGCCAAACAACTGGGTCTCGAACAGGTTGTTCAGCATAAACAGAATATCTCCCTGCGGTTTGCCTCTGATCCCGGGATATCCGGAGAACAGCTGATGAGTATTGCAGCAAAATTTCCTTACCCATTGTCATTTGCGGCTGCGGAACAAGGCAATCTTGAATTGAACCTGCGGCTCAGGGTTTCAAGTATAGAAGATATCTTTAAAGCCATATTTAAATTATTTGGTATTTTAGAGGAATACGTGAAGCATCCTGCAGCAGCTGCCAAGACCGTATCCAGTTAG
- the pth gene encoding aminoacyl-tRNA hydrolase — protein sequence MRAVIGLGNPGVKYSETKHNAGFMLLDRIAAQEGLSFRNDFRGQVAEMRNKDERIFFLKPITYMNLSGLAVGELINYYKINTQNILVIHDDMDLPLGKIRLRAKGSAGGHNGLKSIIAELGSQDFWRLKIGVGRPKAEFDVVNHVLSTFTEEEKAVLDGTLDRAQRAVGLWTEGRGDEAMNLFNQEKQSL from the coding sequence ATGAGGGCTGTAATCGGTCTCGGGAATCCGGGAGTTAAATATAGCGAGACAAAACATAATGCAGGGTTCATGCTACTGGATAGAATTGCCGCTCAGGAAGGATTGTCTTTCCGTAATGATTTTCGTGGCCAAGTGGCTGAAATGAGAAACAAAGATGAGCGGATATTTTTTCTGAAGCCAATTACCTATATGAATCTAAGCGGTTTAGCCGTTGGGGAATTGATAAATTATTATAAAATAAACACGCAGAATATATTGGTGATCCATGATGATATGGATCTCCCCCTCGGCAAGATACGATTAAGGGCTAAAGGGAGTGCTGGGGGACACAACGGGCTGAAATCCATCATTGCGGAATTGGGGTCACAGGATTTCTGGCGTCTTAAAATCGGTGTTGGAAGACCAAAGGCTGAATTTGATGTGGTTAACCATGTACTCTCAACGTTTACCGAAGAGGAAAAAGCAGTATTGGATGGTACTCTGGACAGGGCACAGCGCGCAGTAGGATTGTGGACAGAGGGCCGTGGGGACGAGGCCATGAATCTATTTAATCAGGAAAAACAGTCACTTTAA
- a CDS encoding PRC-barrel domain-containing protein — translation MLPSKKILSLSIISLKEGQQIGFVRNIVIDPKAKAVAALVVDPKGFFKEQRIIPYNRVVSIGENVITVSTENQAEKATNLPDILELLKEKTAIIGTKVITASGKTLGIIEEFYIDTESGMISSLDISGGKIEGFFKGKASLNADDILTIGSDVVVAVKGCEERLELFTKGINDNVKSLIQIASQKASRKSQDLNRFWKKNKDDETNEDSPNDTDKPIQPISAEIDTSITDNFCEEQDEEPANADKGPKDDLI, via the coding sequence ATGCTGCCCAGTAAAAAAATTTTATCCCTGTCAATTATCTCTCTAAAAGAAGGCCAGCAGATCGGGTTTGTGCGCAATATTGTCATTGACCCGAAAGCCAAAGCTGTCGCCGCATTAGTGGTTGACCCCAAAGGGTTCTTCAAAGAACAACGTATTATTCCTTATAACAGAGTTGTCAGTATTGGTGAAAACGTCATCACCGTCAGCACTGAGAATCAGGCGGAAAAAGCTACAAATTTACCTGATATTTTAGAACTTCTCAAAGAAAAAACCGCAATCATTGGAACAAAAGTCATTACTGCCAGCGGCAAAACTCTCGGTATTATTGAAGAATTCTATATCGATACCGAAAGTGGCATGATATCAAGTCTTGATATTTCCGGAGGTAAAATAGAGGGCTTTTTCAAAGGAAAAGCCAGCCTGAACGCCGACGATATTCTTACCATCGGTTCCGATGTCGTCGTGGCGGTCAAAGGCTGTGAAGAAAGACTTGAACTTTTTACGAAAGGCATTAATGATAATGTCAAATCTTTGATTCAGATTGCTTCCCAAAAGGCAAGCCGAAAAAGTCAGGATCTGAACAGATTCTGGAAAAAGAACAAGGACGATGAAACAAACGAAGATTCCCCGAATGATACAGACAAGCCAATTCAACCTATCTCAGCAGAAATTGACACGTCTATTACGGATAATTTCTGTGAGGAGCAGGATGAAGAACCCGCCAATGCAGACAAGGGCCCCAAAGACGACCTTATCTAA
- a CDS encoding ribose-phosphate pyrophosphokinase, which produces MATKELKIFCGNANRELAQEIADYLGISMGVANVKTFMDGEINIGIDESVRGADVFVVQPTCAPTNDSIMELLILIDALRRASAYRITAVVPYYGYARQERKTKAREPITAKLMANLITTAGADRLVAMDLHAPAIQGFFDIPVDHLPGVPILAEYFMEKKLEDICVVSPDIGGVGRARNFAERIGASLAIVDKRRPEPNVSKIMHVIGDLQGKIAVLIDDITDTGGTITQAAAVLMEKGAKEVYACCTHPVLSGPAIGILEKSVIKEFVVTNTIPLTPEKKIDKIKVLSVAPLLGEAIVRIHEDLSVSKLFS; this is translated from the coding sequence ATGGCTACGAAAGAACTTAAAATTTTTTGCGGAAACGCAAATAGGGAACTTGCACAGGAAATTGCTGATTATCTTGGCATTTCAATGGGGGTTGCCAATGTCAAAACATTTATGGACGGCGAAATCAACATCGGGATTGACGAAAGCGTAAGGGGTGCAGATGTATTTGTTGTTCAGCCGACCTGCGCGCCAACCAACGATAGTATTATGGAGCTGTTAATCCTTATTGATGCCTTGCGGAGAGCGTCAGCCTATCGGATTACAGCAGTGGTCCCCTATTACGGCTATGCCAGACAGGAAAGGAAGACAAAGGCCAGAGAACCGATTACGGCGAAACTCATGGCCAATCTCATAACGACTGCCGGAGCGGATCGTCTGGTAGCCATGGATCTTCATGCACCTGCAATTCAGGGTTTTTTTGACATTCCAGTTGACCATCTCCCCGGAGTACCGATCCTCGCGGAATATTTTATGGAGAAGAAACTCGAAGATATTTGCGTTGTATCGCCTGATATTGGAGGAGTCGGCAGGGCCAGGAATTTTGCGGAACGAATTGGGGCATCGCTTGCGATTGTGGATAAACGCCGGCCTGAACCGAATGTATCAAAAATAATGCATGTCATCGGTGACCTGCAGGGAAAAATAGCAGTACTTATTGACGATATCACAGATACTGGCGGTACGATTACCCAGGCTGCAGCTGTGCTGATGGAAAAAGGAGCCAAAGAGGTCTATGCCTGCTGTACGCACCCGGTATTATCTGGCCCAGCTATCGGCATTCTTGAAAAATCCGTTATTAAAGAATTTGTCGTAACAAATACCATTCCTTTAACCCCGGAAAAGAAGATTGATAAGATTAAAGTGCTTTCTGTTGCTCCTTTATTGGGAGAAGCTATCGTTAGAATTCATGAGGATTTATCTGTCAGTAAATTATTCAGTTAA
- the glmU gene encoding bifunctional UDP-N-acetylglucosamine diphosphorylase/glucosamine-1-phosphate N-acetyltransferase GlmU yields MSHFTAVILAAGKGTRMKSELPKVMHTLAGRPLIDHVLEKVAKLKINDVITIVGHGREMLSEHLGERTRVVVQEEQLGTGHAVMQVLPLIDEDSSILVLSGDQPLLAGHTIHSLMEIHQKTGSSATVLTAIMENPSGYGRIMKENNVFQGIIEEKDAAVLQKGIKEINTGTYCFNGAALKFALQKIAPKNAQGEYYLTDVFDILLSSGQKIEIFCTDDPSEALGINNRVQLAEAEDILYDRIRKYWMMEGVTIINPPSVFIDAEVVLGKDVILNPFTMIKGNTKIEEGANIGPSTTLINCVCQKGCQIEHSVARDAVIGENCFVGPYAYLRPGTILGKEVKVGDFVEIKNSIIEEGSKVPHLSYIGDSRLGKNVNIGAGTITCNYDGEKKHQTIIEDRVFVGSNTNFVAPVSIGKEAVIGAGSTITKDVPDQALAIERSQQRIIENWHSAKKK; encoded by the coding sequence ATGTCTCATTTTACGGCAGTCATTTTGGCTGCGGGAAAAGGTACCCGTATGAAATCAGAATTACCGAAAGTGATGCACACGCTGGCTGGCCGTCCGCTGATCGACCACGTTCTGGAGAAGGTTGCAAAACTGAAAATTAATGATGTCATTACGATTGTTGGTCATGGCCGCGAAATGTTGTCGGAACACCTTGGGGAACGAACCAGGGTGGTTGTTCAGGAAGAACAATTGGGTACAGGTCACGCCGTGATGCAGGTATTGCCATTGATTGATGAAGACAGTAGCATTCTGGTCTTAAGCGGGGATCAACCGCTTTTAGCCGGACATACGATTCACTCATTAATGGAGATTCACCAAAAGACGGGCTCTTCAGCCACTGTACTCACGGCAATCATGGAGAATCCTTCAGGTTATGGGAGGATAATGAAAGAGAATAACGTTTTTCAAGGCATTATCGAAGAAAAAGATGCAGCTGTTCTGCAAAAAGGGATTAAGGAGATCAATACAGGCACCTACTGTTTTAATGGAGCAGCCTTAAAATTTGCGCTTCAAAAGATTGCGCCTAAAAATGCTCAGGGAGAGTATTATCTCACTGATGTCTTTGATATCCTGCTTTCGTCTGGTCAAAAAATTGAGATTTTTTGTACGGATGACCCGTCAGAAGCTTTAGGCATCAACAATCGGGTTCAGCTGGCTGAAGCCGAGGATATCTTGTATGACCGAATCAGAAAATACTGGATGATGGAGGGAGTAACGATCATCAATCCTCCATCGGTTTTTATAGATGCGGAAGTTGTTCTTGGGAAGGATGTCATTCTTAATCCTTTTACAATGATTAAAGGAAATACCAAGATTGAAGAAGGGGCGAACATTGGTCCCTCGACAACACTAATCAACTGTGTTTGTCAGAAGGGATGTCAAATCGAACACTCTGTTGCACGAGACGCAGTGATCGGAGAGAATTGCTTTGTGGGACCGTATGCTTACCTGAGACCCGGAACGATTTTGGGTAAAGAGGTTAAAGTTGGTGATTTCGTAGAAATTAAAAACAGCATTATTGAAGAGGGAAGCAAAGTCCCTCACCTGAGCTATATTGGTGATTCCAGGTTAGGCAAAAATGTGAACATAGGTGCAGGAACAATTACCTGCAACTATGATGGCGAGAAAAAGCACCAGACCATTATTGAAGACCGTGTTTTTGTCGGCAGCAATACAAACTTTGTTGCTCCGGTATCCATAGGTAAAGAAGCAGTCATTGGCGCCGGGTCAACAATTACGAAAGATGTTCCTGATCAGGCTCTAGCGATTGAAAGATCACAACAGCGCATTATTGAAAATTGGCACTCCGCCAAGAAAAAGTAG
- the spoVG gene encoding septation regulator SpoVG has product MEITDVRVRKVNAEGKMKAVVSVTFDNEFVVHDVKVVEGTNGLFVAMPSRKTPEGDFRDIAHPISSAAREKIQTKVLEEYGKGIE; this is encoded by the coding sequence ATGGAGATTACTGACGTCAGAGTCCGAAAGGTAAATGCCGAAGGCAAGATGAAAGCAGTCGTATCGGTTACATTTGACAACGAGTTTGTTGTTCACGATGTAAAAGTGGTTGAAGGGACGAATGGTTTATTTGTGGCGATGCCCAGTCGAAAGACCCCGGAAGGCGATTTTCGCGATATTGCCCACCCGATTTCATCTGCGGCAAGAGAAAAAATCCAGACTAAGGTACTAGAAGAATACGGAAAGGGCATTGAATAA